Within Lolium rigidum isolate FL_2022 chromosome 5, APGP_CSIRO_Lrig_0.1, whole genome shotgun sequence, the genomic segment agaacagttcgtaaaaacgaattttaaagtggcaccagacttgctcagatgaaaatgcccaaattgaatgaaagttgcgtaaatatctgagtatcactcacgtaaattggcataattttctgagttacctacagagaattaggcccagattcgtgacagcaaagaaatgcgtttacgcgcagtaatccaaatctagtatgaaccttactatcaacgactttacatggcacaacaatgcacaaaagtaagataaggagaggttgctacagtagtaaacaacttccaagactcaaatataaaataaagtactgtagtaaaaaaaacatgggttgtctcccataagcgcttttctttaacgcctttcagctaggcgcagaaagtgtatatcaagtgttatcgagagatgaagcatcaacactagtaccaggggtgttgggagttgcctcaacaatgcatgttatcttatctatgtaagtttcagaggtttccttttcattactcttaggcttgctattctcattaaAAAaaatttcaggaacaatccagtcataattcttttctagtgcctcgaacattcctgcgagcttgcaaggtattgatgtcttaatatcccctacatcattaatattattagtgtaccttactctctccatatccatcttttcaaggatactaacaaaattggtataagagccaagcatattgtatttgataaagacctttctagcctctcttgctacaccaccaaattctttaagaagggtttctaaaacaaaatctttcttttccccttcttccatatcaccaagtgtgagaaacatgtgttggattataggattaagattaacaaatttagtttccaacatgtgaactaaagaagcgaCGAgcgatttcataagtaggagcaagttctaccaagtgtctatcttcaaaatcttcgagtggtactaacatgagtgaaaaaatcttctatattatctctcccaattatagacccacgtcctaccggtatgtcttttagagtgtacttaggaggaaacatgatgaaataaacaaaaagtaaataaagtaaatgcaagtaactaattttttttttgtgtttttgatatagagaacaagacagtaaataaagtaaaactagcaactaatttttttgtgttttgtttaagtgcagcaaacaaagtagtaaataaaataaagcaagacaaaaacaaagtaaagagattggattatggagactccccttgcagcgtgtcttgatctccccggcaacggcgccagaaatttagcttgatgacgcgtaaagcacacgctcgttgggaaccccaagtggaaggtgtgatgcgtacgacgagcaagtttccctcagtaagaaaccaaggtttatcgaaccagtaggagccaagaagcacgtcgaaggttgatggcggcgggatgtagtgcagcgcaacaccagggattccggcgccaacgtggaacctgcacaacacaaccaaagtactttgcctcaacgaaacagtgaggttgtcaatctcaccggcttgctgtaacaaaggattagatgtatagtgtggatgatgattgtttgcagaaaactgtagaacaagtattacaatagattgtatttaatgtaaaagaatggaccggggtccacagttcactagaggtgtctctcccataagataaatagcatgttgggtgaacaaattacagtcgggcaattgacaaatagagagggcatgacaatgcacatacatgatataataagtatagtgagatttaattgggcactacgacaaagtacatagaccgctatccagcatgcatctatgcctaaaaagtccaccttcaggttatcatccgaaccccttccagtattaagttgcaaacaacagacaattgcattaagtatggtgcataatgtaatcaataactacatcctcggacatagcatcaatgttttatccctagtggcaacaagcacatccacaaccttagaactttacgtcactgtcccagatttaatggaggcatgaacccactatcgagcataaatactccctcttggagttaagagtaaaaacttggccgagcctctactaataacggagagcatgcaagatcataaacaacacataggtaatagattgataatcaacataacatagtattctctatccatcggatcccgacaaacacaacatatagcattacagatagatgatcttgatcatgttaggcagctcacaagatccaacaatgaagcacataaggaggagacgaccatctagctactgctatgaacccatagtccaggggtgaactactcactcatcactccggaggcgaccatggcggtgaagagtcctccgggagatgattccctctccggcagggtgccggaggcgatctcctgaatccccgagatgggattggcggcggcggcgtctcgataaggttttccgtatcgtggctctcggtgcgggggtttcgcgacggaggctttaagtaggcggaagggcaggtcaaagggcgtcacgggggacccacacaggcagggccgcgcggccagggcccaggccgcgccgccctggcgtgtcgtcgccccgtggccccacttcgtcttctcttcggtcatctggaagcttcgtggcaaaataggaccctgggcgttgatttcgtccaattccgagaatatttcctttgtaggatttctgaaaccaaaaacagcagaaaacagcaactggctcttcggcatctcgttaataggttagtgccggaaaatgcataaatacgacataaagtatgcataaaacatgtagatatcatcaataatgtggcatggaacataagaaattatcgatacgtcggagacgtatcataattctatggcaattcttatggtaattcctacaacaacaataaaagtgcaccctctgatcttgaagtcatgcttaaggactttattagtaaacaaacttctTTCAATAAATCTGTTGAGCaaaagcttggcaaaattgatattcttgcttctaaagttatagccttgctcatgatgctTAACTTCTTAAACTAAAAtttatgcctcatgatgttaacGAACGTAAAAgtttgaatgccattcaagttagaattgatgaaaatgttaggatgttggcggaattgcatgctaggtgggaaagagaagatgaaattgctagaaataataatttgaataaaatttgtaccatcaccaccactagtAGTAATGAAGTCTCAAATGCTTGCCACTCTCCTACTTTTAATCATAAAATAATTTGTGTAGGAAAAGTCtccgctccttctacaaaatttccTAGAACAACTAAAACTGCTactgataagtgtgctgaaatttttcggagtatgggagacaatagtcctCTTACTTTTGATAATAATGAGTTTgatttttatgattgcaatatctctgaagtaattaagttctgacaaaagcttgctagaagtcctaatgctagtgctataaatttggctttcacgaaacatattacaaatgctctgatGCAAATAACAGAGGAGAAATTAAAACCTGAAGCTTATAtttctaaaaagttagaagatggttgggagcctgatacgtctccgacgtatcgataatttcttatgttccatgccacattattgatgatatctacatgttttatacacattatatgttgtatttatgcattttccggcactaacctattaacgagatgccgaagagccagcttgtctgttttctgctgtttttggtttcgaaatcctagtaaagaaatattctcggaattggacgaaatcaacgcccagggtcctatttttgcacgaagcttccagaagaccgaaggggaaaggaagtggggccacgaggcgccgacacaacagggcggcgcggcctagggcttggccacgcggccctggcgtgtggggccctcgtgtggccacccgcgttgcccttccgcctacttaaagccttcgtcgcgaaacccccgtaccgagagccacgatacggaaaaccttactgagacgccgccgccgccaatcccatctcgggggattctggagatcacctccggcaccctgccggagaggggaatcatctcccggaggactcttcatcgccatgatcgcctccggagtgatgagtgagtagttcacccccggaatatgggtccatagcagtagctagatggtcgtcttctccttatgtgcttcattgttggatcttgtgagctgcctaacatgatcaagatcatctatccgtaatgctatatgttgtgtttgtcgggatccgatggatagagaatactatgttatgttaattatcaatctattacctatgtgttgtttatgatcttgcatgctctccgttattagtagaggctctggccaagtttttgctcttaactccaagagggagtatttatgctcgatagtgggttcatgcctccattaaatctaggacaatggacggaaagttctaaggttgtggatgtgctgttgccactagggataaaacattgatgctatgtccgaggatgtagttattgattacattacgcaccatacttaatgcaattgtttgttgttttgcaacttaatactggaaggggttcggatgataacctcgaaggtggactttttaggcatagatgcatgctggatagcggtctatgtactttgtcgtagtgcccaattaaatctcactatacttatcatatcatgtatgtgcattgtcatgccctctctatttgtcaattgcccgactgtaatttgttcacccaacatgctatttatcttataggagagacacctctagtgaactgtggaccccggtcctattctttacatcgcatacaatctactgcaataattgttctttattgttttctgcaaacaatcatcttccacacaatacggttaatcctttgttacagcaagccggtgagattgacaaccacactgtttcgttggggcaaagtactttggttgtgttgtgcaggttccacgttggcgccggaatccctggtgttgcgccgcactacactcctccgccatcaaccttcaacgtgcttcttggctcctcctggttcgataaaccttggtttctttctgagggaaaacttactgctgtgcacatcacaccttcctcttggggttcccaacggacgtgtgtttcacgcgcatcaagactattttctggcgccgttgccggggagatcaagacacgctgcaaggggaatctccacaatccaatctctttactttgtttttgtcttgctttattttatttactactttgtttgctgcattaaatcaaaatacaaaaaaattagttgctagctttactttatttactgtcttgtttgcactctatatcgaaaacacaaaaaattagttacttatatttgctttacttatttcaacatgtttccttctaATTTTAcacgtaaaagacataccggtaggacgtgggtctatagttgggagaaataatatagaagaatttttcaatcatgttagtaccgttgaagattttgaagatagacacttggtggaacttgctcctacttatgaaattgctgctgctgctttggtttgcatgttggaaactaaatttgttaatctcaatcctataatccaacacatgtttctcacacttggtgatatggaagaaggggaaaagaaagattttgttttagaaacccttcttagagaatttggtggtatagcaagagaggctagaaaggtctttattaaatataagatgcttggttcttataccaattttgttagtatccttgaaaagatggacatggatagagtaAAGTACACTAATGATATTAATGATGGTAGGGGAGATCaagagcaccaataccatgcaagctcctagcgaaTGAatcgaagcgctagaaaataactatggttggcttgttcctgaaaatttgtttgatgagaatagcaagcctaagaataatgaaaaaggagcctctgaaaattacatagataagataacatgcattgttgaggcaactcccaacatccaaggtaatgtcgatgcttcatctttcgacaacacttgatatacactttctgcgcctagctgaaaggcgttaaataaaagcgcttatgggagacaacccatgtttttactacagtatttttgttttatatttgagtcttggaagttgtttactactgtagcaacctctccttatcttagttttgtgttttgttgtgccaagtaaagtctttgatagtaaggttcatactagatttggattactcgcgtagttactgatttctttgctgtcacgaatttcgacctgcctctctgtaggtagctcagaaaaatattccaatttacgtgcgtgatcctcagatacgtacgcaactttcgttcaatttgagcattttcatttgagcaagtctggtgccattttaaaattcgtcttcacgaactgttctgttttgacagattctgccttttatttcgcattgcctcttttgctatgttggatgaatttctttgatccattaatgtccaagtagctttatgcaatgtccgaagtgttaagaatgattatgtcacctccgaacatgttaatttttattgtgcactaaccctctaatgagttgtttcgagtttggtgtggaggaagttttcaaggatcaagagaggaaaatgatgcaatatgatcaaggagagtgaaagctctaagcttggggatgccccgtggttcacccctacatattttaagaagactcaagcatctaagcttggggatgcccaaggcatccccttcttcatcgacaacattatcaggttcctcccctgaaactatatttttattcagtcacatcttatgtactttgcttggagcgtctgtttgtttttgttttcgtttttgtttgaataatatggatcctagcattcattgtgtgggagagagacacgctccgctgttgcatatggacaaatatgtccttaggctttactcatagtattcatggcgaaggttgaatcttcttcgttaaattgttatatggttggaattgggaaatgctacatgtagtaattctaaaatgtcttggataatttgatacttggcaattgttgtgctcatgtttaagctcttgcatcatatactttgcacccattaatgaagaaatacatagagcttgctaaaatttggtttgcatatttggtctctctaaagtctagataatttctagtattgagttttgaacaacaaggaagacggtgtagagtcttataatgtttacaatatgtcttttatgtgagttttgctgcaccggttcatccttgtgtttgtttcaaataactttgctagcctaaaccttgtatcgagagggaatacttctcatgcatccaaaatccttgagccaaccactatgccatttgtgtccaccatacctacctactacatggtatttctccgccattccatagtaaattgcttgagtgctacctttaaatttccatcattcgccttgcaatatatagctcatgggacaaaatagccttaaaaactattgtggtattgaatatgtacttatgcactttatctcttattaagttgcttgttgtgcgataaccatgttcccggggacgccatcaactactctttgttgaatatcatgtgagttgctatgcatgtccgtcttgtccgaagtaagggagatctaccactttaatggttagagcatgcatattgttagagaagaacattgggccgctaactaaagccatgaatcatggtggaagtttcagttttggacatatatcatcaatctcatatgagaacactaattgttgctacatgcttatgcattaaagaggagtccattatctcgttgtccatgttgtcccggtatggatgtctaagttgagaataatcaaaagcgagaaatccaaaatgcgagctttctccttagacctttgtacatgcggcatggaggtacccctttgtgacacttggttaaaacatgtgtattgcgatgatcccggtagtccaagctaattaggacaaggtgcgggcactattagtacactatgcatgaggcttgcaacttgtaagatataatttacataactcatatgctttattactaccgttgacaaaattgtttcatgttttcaaaaccaaagctctagcacaaatatagcaatcgatgctttcctctttgaaggacctttcttttacttttatgttgagtcagttcacctatttctctccacctcaagaagcaaacacttgtgtgaactgtgcattgattcctacatacttgcatattgcacttgttatattactttacattgacaatatccatgagatatacatgttataagttgaaagcaaccgctgaaacttaatcttcttttgtgttgcttcaatacctttactttgatttattgctttatgagttaactcttatgcaagacttattgatgcttgtcttgaagtactattcatgaaaagtctttgctttatgattcatttgtttactcatgtcattaccattgttttgatcgctgcattcattacatatgcttacaatagtatgatcaaggttatgatggcatgtcactccagaaattatctttgttatcgtttacctcgctcgggacgagcgagaactaagcttggggatgctgatacgtctccgacgtatcgataatttcttatgttccatgccacattattgatgatatctacatgttttatacacattatatgtcgtatttatgcattttccggcactaacctattaacgagatgccgaagagccgagttgtcgttttctgctgtttttggtttcgaaatcctagtaaagaaatattctcggaattggacgaaatcaacgcccagggtcctatttttgcacgaagcttccagaagaccgaaggggaaaggaagtggggccacgaggcgccgacacaacagggcggcgcggcctagggcttggccgcgcggccctggcgtgtggggccctcgtgtggccacccgcgttgcccttccgcctacttaaagccttcgtcgcgaaacccccagtaccgagagccacgatacggaaaaccttactgagacgccgccgccgccaatcccatctcgggggattctggagatcacctccggcaccccgccggagaggggaatcatctcccggaggactcttcatcgccatgatcgcctccggagtgatgagtgagtagttcacccctggactatgggtccatagcagtagctagatggtcgtcttctcctcatgtgcttcattgttggatcttgtgagctgcctaacatgatcaagatcatctatccgtaatgctatatgttgtgtttgtcgggatccgatggatagagaatactatgttatgttaattatcaatctattacctatgtgttgtttatgatcttgcatgctctccgttattagtagaggctctggccaagtttttgctcttaactccaagagggagtatttatgctcgatagtgggttcatgcctccattaaatctgggacaggtgacgtgaaagttctaaggttgtggatgtgctgttgccactagggataaaacattgattctatgtccgaggatgtagttattgattacattacgcaccatacttaatgcaattgtctcgttgttttgcaacttaataccggaaggggttcggatgataacccgaaggtggactttttaggcatagatgcatgctcggatagcggtctatgtactttgtcgtaatgcccaattaaatctcacaatacttatcatatcatgtatgtgcattgtcatgccctctctatttgtcaattgcccgactgtaatttgttcacccaacatgctatttatcttatgggagagacacctctagtgaactcgtggaccccggtcctattctttacatcgcatacaatctaccgcaataattcttctttactcgttttctcgcaaacaatcatcttccacacaatacggttaatcctttgttacagcaagccggtgagattgacaacctcactgttacgttggggcaaagtactttggttgtgttgtgcaggttccacgttggcgccggaatccctggtgttgcgccgcactacactcctccgccatcaaccttcaatgtgcttcttggctcctcctggttcgataaaccttggtttctttctgagggaaaacttactgctgtgcacatcacaccttcctcttggggttcccaacggacgtgtgtttcacgcgcatcagggggctcagtcggcggctatgcCAAGAGCGAtgaggggagattggatctcagatgatgtGTCTTTCTAGGGTCTAGCTCTAGGGTTTACATAAAGATAAGCCCGAATCAAATTAGttactactaatccgggattcgtcgCTCCTCTTGCAAGTAATCTCCTCCTCCAGTCGCACGGGCTTGGCGTCCAGTCAGCCCGCCCAAGGATTTTGGCCCAGTCGCTCCAGGGGCCAGTCACCCAGTCGCCCAAGTGACTAGCACCCTGCTCGGGCCCTTTGCTCCGTGGCGAGTGGGGTGGCGAGTGGGGCTGGTGACACAACCCCCTAGGGTATATCCCTATCACTTCCATCCTAGAAACAATAATATAAGCAGGATGCCTATCTATGGATAGTATCGATCTAATCTTGCATTAATATTCGCTACGGATTCCAAATCTATGGCTTAATGGCATGCTAAAACTGAAGCAAGTGCATGTTCGGCTCCAGCAAGAAGTTCTTTACGCACCAAAGATCGAATTCTAGTTGGAGTCTTGAATCGATTGAACAAAGCACACAAAGTTTCGGGTGCTGGATCTAAtggaaacatggttttccacaccaTGGAGAGATGACCATggtacttatcaaagtaataatggACTTTCTCGGCTCGATATTCAAATTTTGCCACTATTAAAGCCTTCGACTGATTAGACCATAGCTCATACTTCGGGTGAGTAATATCGGTCATTACTGCAATCTTCTCATGGATCCGCCTATTTTCTTCTGACTGATCTGAAGCAACAACTTTTGAAGACAAAAAACAAGTCAATAAAGGGTTATCCAATAAAAACATCAGGTGGAGATTAAAGGGAAGTGAATGATTGCTTACAACTCAAGCTCTCAGTAGCCACCCGAAGGCGATCCAAAGCATGTTGTTCAACCGCAACAACGATTTCGCTCTTTTTCTTCACAAAAGCTGCCATGGCATGAAGACCAGACATGTCTTTTTTCAATCGAGAGATTTGATCGCGCAAGCGACGAACAAGTTCCGATTCATCAACAGCAGAAGAATTCAGAGAACTTTCGACACAAGAGGAAGCTGAGGGAATCTGCAACAAGATAATTAATTTACCTTCTCAAAAGAACAGCAGCAAAAAGTGGAaagactcccatcgggagcgtacaTAAAAGGACATATCGGCATTCAAAAGAAAGTTAAATACTGGCAACAGAGCCAGATTAATTAAGTACAAGTTAAGACTAGAGTGAATCTGGGTTACAATTAGAAACAAGGTAAGCTAGGCACAATCAAGCTTGTGCCGATGTTCTAGGACCAGCTTCAGATACAGTCTTGTTCTTATCTTCATCGACCAGTTTGAGGAGTTGATTAGCACACACAACTGAGGATTTCTTACAGGGCTCGAGGTTGACAAGACAATTATCGGCGTCCACAGGTAGCGCCTTGGATAGTTTTTCCAGTTCAGAACCAAGCCCGTGCCCCATCAAAAGCTGGAAAGTAAGGACTGCTCCGTAAAGACGAGAGCGTCGCTACAATACCTCTATAGCTTCGGGAGAGTCGATGAAGAAGGTATCCGCCATTTCCCCAAGGGTCTTGTTTTGATCCAACTTTGAGAACACCATCGAAAATAATTTTGACAAAGCCCCCTTGGTCTTCTTCAAAAGCTCTTGGAGCTAGTTGCTGGACGCACTGGCAAATGAATGGGCATCCAACATCGAATCCACTCGAAGTTTGCTTCTACGATCGATAGGCATATCGACAGTATCTAGAAAATTACAAAACACAATTCATCGCGTCAGGAGGGTATTCTAAAAAGAAATATCATGCAACTCTGGAGAAAACTTACTCAACAAATTCTCGATGGATTCTCGAAAGGCACCCTCCTTCTCATTAGCTTCAATTAAAGCCCTGTGATGTGCCTCTTGatcatccttcatcttcttcttcaacttCGTCAGCTCATCCTTTAGGCATGTGTTCTCGCTTTGCACCTCGGATGCTAGTTTGTTAGCCTCCAGTAATTGGTCAGCCGAAGTTTTAACAGCTTTACGAAGCTGGGCATTTTCAGCTTCTAGACGAGTGAACTGATCAGCAAAATCTCCTACagcgtcaactgtggcataaattggctgcaacATAAAAATTGAAGAATTACGTCAGAGCAAATAACAAGTATATATTAGTCTATACTCGGCCTCCTTCAAGAATGCCAATTATCGACTCGGGGGCTAGCAGGTGCTACGGCTGGTTGTCGTTGGTTGAGAATAGTACTTACGTAATCATGCAATGTCGAAGGAATGAAGGCACCTGTTGGCGGGATGaccgtcgagaaaggaaccttggCCACACTCGACCGTGGCGGAGGGGTGGTCATCTGATCCGCTCTAGCCATTGATTCTTTTGGAGATTCAGCCTTTTCATTCAATATTTTTGCTCTCTTCGAGAGTGgaacttcatcatcatcttcagatCTGAACAAAAGAAAAGTCAGTAAAGCCGAAAGGAACAAAATACAATCGAAAAGGAGCTAGGAGATATTTATGACATGGACTCAATGTCATCCTCATCTGCGAAGAGTCTCGATGGCCTTTTTGAAGGTTGAGGAGTCGAAGTGTCGCGAGAAGGAGCAGGGGGAGCAGTCGCGTTAGCATCATCATCTTGTCCACTAGGACTTGATTCTGCTATCGCTATCAAATCTTCATTGATCTTCCTGCGTCGCATAGATATAGTGAAGGCTTCATCCTCGGGGGCTTTGTCACCTTGGACGTCGCTGTCCTCAAAAATGTGTTGTACATCTTCAGTCTCTTccgaagcatcgtcatcttctggaGCTACCCCACTTTCAggtgtaggaggataacattgagcaACGGTGGAAGCCTGTCGATAGAAAAAGTTATAGGATTCAGATTCAGAAACAAAAAACAACATC encodes:
- the LOC124656001 gene encoding uncharacterized protein LOC124656001, whose translation is MARADQMTTPPPRSSVAKVPFSTVIPPTGAFIPSTLHDYPIYATVDAVGDFADQFTRLEAENAQLRKAVKTSADQLLEANKLASEVQSENTCLKDELTKLKKKMKDDQEAHHRALIEANEKEGAFRESIENLLNTVDMPIDRRSKLRVDSMLDAHSFASASSN